Proteins encoded by one window of Cannabis sativa cultivar Pink pepper isolate KNU-18-1 chromosome 4, ASM2916894v1, whole genome shotgun sequence:
- the LOC115714492 gene encoding extensin produces the protein MDRLIKIMLVISAVSALHMVNGLESRKLDETPTTVPAGDEKCTPCTQYPPPPPPSPPPPSPPPSPKKPPSPATPYCPPPPASLLYITGPPGELYPIDPDYTNDAGKSISLIEARLPVLIGSGLLAVLALW, from the coding sequence ATGGATCGTCTCATTAAAATCATGCTAGTAATATCAGCTGTTTCAGCTCTTCATATGGTCAATGGATTGGAATCACGGAAGCTTGATGAAACCCCAACTACTGTTCCAGCAGGGGATGAAAAGTGCACTCCCTGCACCCAATACCCGCCGCCACCTCCACCGTCCCCTCCTCCTCCATCACCACCACCGTCGCCAAAGAAGCCGCCCTCTCCGGCAACCCCATACTGTCCTCCACCGCCGGCTTCGTTGCTGTACATAACTGGTCCTCCAGGAGAGCTTTATCCAATCGATCCGGACTACACCAATGATGCTGGTAAGAGTATTAGTTTAATTGAGGCAAGGTTACCAGTTTTGATTGGTAGTGGATTGTTGGCTGTTCTAGCTTTATGGTAA